The Henckelia pumila isolate YLH828 chromosome 2, ASM3356847v2, whole genome shotgun sequence genome includes a window with the following:
- the LOC140882000 gene encoding uncharacterized protein, with protein sequence MPRISSAVEFPEDRRRRNLRYSPESRQNDRRNRSYSRSPSRSRSPNHIRGRGRSFRSPSPYDNGYNRYNRSSPDYSYPAIDGTLKSGERNEINYDNRTKHYLDRDFRNGHDADPESDEELKGLGYEEYRRLKRQKLRKNLKYCVWNCTPSPPRDSNTTLDGKLEDDDGVEDVPLDKEGGKVKSSIKKLSEFESVSKSTDSKSESDVSRSKRKRKVRKSDSRRKSRRTRYVSESDNDSESESADSESETDDSRSRNRRTVRKSRSTHKSRRSKSVPESDSDSEVSSDDESEEESRRRRRRHRKTSSKRKTSSKRKSSSKKSLASDLVSGDESETHSSDVNDGTKSKKRRHDLSKRSERSKRNRKSESPNTLSRERDSDSEKDANGAEKMLNEVNVDDDVNSEVIKFKEMIELRKKPALNDDDDDEDDADVGPMPLPRAEGHISYGGALRPGEGDAIAQYVQQGKRIPRRGEVGLSAEEISKFESLGYVMSGSRHQRMNAIRIRKENQVYSAEDKRALAMFNYEEKAKREQKVMADLQRLVQRHIGQDSGPSHDPFSGRIGEVADD encoded by the coding sequence ATGCCTAGAATCTCTTCCGCCGTCGAATTTCCGGAAGACCGCCGCCGCCGAAATCTTCGCTACTCTCCCGAATCACGTCAAAACGACCGGCGCAACCGAAGTTACAGCCGGAGCCCGAGCAGAAGCCGGAGCCCTAATCACATACGTGGTCGTGGCCGTAGTTTCAGAAGTCCGagcccctacgacaacggttatAACAGGTACAATCGTTCTTCTCCTGACTACTCATACCCTGCGATCGACGGGACTCTTAAATCTGGCGAAAGAAATGAAATCAATTATGATAATCGAACGAAACACTATCTCGATCGCGATTTTAGAAACGGACATGATGCGGATCCTGAATCCGATGAAGAGTTGAAAGGGCTAGGTTATGAAGAATACCGTCGGCTCAAGCGCCAGAAACTgaggaagaatttgaaatattGTGTATGGAATTGCACTCCTAGCCCCCCTAGGGATTCGAATACAACGTTGGATGGAAAACTAGAAGATGATGACGGGGTAGAAGACGTCCCTCTTGATAAAGAAGGTGGTAAAGTAAAGTCGAGCATAAAAAAATTGTCAGAGTTCGAATCCGTGTCCAAGTCTACCGATTCTAAATCTGAGTCGGATGTTTCTAGGTCGAAAAGGAAGAGAAAGGTTAGAAAATCTGATTCAAGGCGCAAGAGTAGGAGGACTAGATATGTTTCCGAGAGTGACAATGATTCTGAGTCGGAGTCTGCTGATTCTGAATCGGAAACAGATGACTCTAGGTCAAGGAATAGGAGGACGGTTAGAAAATCCAGGTCTACACATAAGAGCAGGAGATCAAAATCTGTTCCTGAAAGTGACAGTGATTCAGAGGTTTCCAGTGATGATGAATCCGAAGAAGAAAGTAGACGACGAAGGAGAAGACATCGAAAGACGAGTAGCAAGAGAAAAACAAGTTCTAAGAGAAAGAGCAGCAGTAAGAAGAGCTTAGCGAGTGATCTTGTTAGTGGAGACGAAAGTGAAACTCATAGTTCTGATGTTAATGATGGTACTAAGTCGAAGAAAAGGAGGCATGATTTATCGAAAAGGTCTGAAAGAAGCAAGAGGAATAGAAAATCAGAGAGCCCTAACACACTCTCACGAGAGAGAGATTCTGATTCGGAAAAGGATGCAAATGGTGCTGAAAAAATGCTGAATGAAGTTAATGTGGATGACGATGTAAATAGCGAGGTGATTAAATTCAAGGAAATGATTGAGTTACGGAAGAAGCCTGCGttgaatgatgatgatgacgatgaAGACGATGCAGATGTGGGTCCGATGCCTTTGCCAAGAGCAGAAGGGCATATAAGCTATGGTGGTGCGCTCAGGCCTGGTGAAGGTGATGCCATAGCCCAATATGTTCAGCAAGGGAAACGTATCCCTCGTAGAGGTGAGGTGGGTCTTTCAGCTGAAGAGATTTCTAAGTTCGAGAGTCTTGGCTATGTGATGAGTGGTAGCAGACATCAGAGGATGAATGCCATTCGTATCAGGAAAGAAAACCAGGTTTACAGTGCTGAGGATAAACGGGCACTGGCGATGTTTAACTATGAGGAGAAGGCCAAGCGCGAACAGAAGGTAATGGCTGATTTGCAGAGGTTGGTTCAGCGTCATATTGGGCAGGATTCAGGTCCTTCTCACGACCCATTCAGTGGAAGGATTGGTGAGGTTGCGGATGATTGA